In one Mycoplasmopsis canis PG 14 genomic region, the following are encoded:
- a CDS encoding FtsX-like permease family protein produces MWNLFKEVWRSLFKNKATVAGLTILVFLTSGIFTVMHDTAKAMKKQYEKYQEMSTSHDLTVDLNLPINGSVYNNGFFINGLSKEDGSIDYNKPIKYVPENFRESTNIINFSEVRDNYFSLSNFIDDPNYNNKYISRSDFLNLYSTYIPEKPETGILDLDFSKSNKQFSLKQKRIVPIYKKVNNNFQKEVIKTTLNKSATYQFDKDYILSDISYITSKDENSVNISQLSTLFINPMTNVMTFDSLKGYEWEDDFGVIKINGSELAHLLGFSPLENNNFVYKVDKNITPKLITIDENDKASNFSVKRLNNNFSYNDLFQDRNIEVVSESKFIFEAREKYNIPLNWAFKKNRITHYERKLYETTYTGDTKDKWTGSYKTFMENLITEFGEIPNEYAKFSFWEKSVTTETIPFVEKNGSIVLSNDYKSTEDKNIITLDEMNFIKLKVMDQSEQPSGIDFDKFKFNEDKYQTIAEIEGYKEIDQNLYNSLSNKSIANDTLIKIRNGALTITKLDIYKYIEKKVSNKNIGIRQSITIDSFVDNEGKKVYHLVNTGDEKESISGIINNINKLINSSKYPSLNKSSQNIADYFRTKEVDPYIANVIISQASVNILPFPEYIKPDFNFDEVIYTNELNNDVSVQNRVKVYKLAHFINNPTETTDKYNVFANIGITPFGENKFLILVPEFNNKNEIIRWRNAKITNLQNGILQSNQLHKWLLSNNLTLKVFLPNNSFVEKSPDYTNSVYVPFGFRGPDVEVVNQALNENTLKLGIERLQRNIINTSFYKEGFIKEDTIFVFIKALNTTFDKNDFAKVFSSGNINFNVLPKIILDGLYEITHDLSGDYLRKFLLDFIDKLIELTSKYNDEITKKEYLARNLDNLFSFISLLSGNKFLNFNSLISILNVSKDVEVFLSTIKDIVNSINFRKITDSTNDFFINKHNKTQIIDGKKYVRKLSLFDIMLAILGGIEQTPFKNAIVKILDNINIDYVTDFSNKDNPIFLLLDFLPGSFKLLFENLNAYKTDSKNKYKNVIDGLKFLIKNFDLNTFIKILNEKVKEVKFSVDAKEFNKILDTYVDVTRDNVLTNLEPNDIIYAFLKSIFNTPGSNKRVKEELVKMLNLSSKGTSIEIFEGKYITIPAADNEKIGFFEVINLLSSNNSTSTATTPSNNVATHSSPKSIFTKIEILINYLENLNKDIEVDSLSLDNKETILRYFNINVNNEKVIKLEQLKNIIKDWKEIINIFKLDQNKYSIDDITHSFADLSTSLIDYKNSSNSGIFNIISSKILSQLVPANYSGFNYLKDIFPIIKVWFKIFDVKNASHKRSTEFANALLELANKKDVIESFNSFELFQPSAQNIAGYEETNFGVSRSLANPRLMRNLFFAKDNGIYKNIYLRDLIQRFPEFTEYLSTNDYLLTQTFSYIAASSQFYGIDKDIKEFKKAKVKYHNIFSLYLNEFINNFLQKDVIIKKYNNLNQILFNEYNNLSFDSIGVSDILINNVLRQKFPQMIIWMLTDTNNIGDNGVNVSNLSYFIQNKLINFEDLLSDEKTVKEFIKSFTKETVFVPSVENDVTFQIAIDNDIFVKLQDEISKNPTKYQFFGIDLNEFFFAILNSITGLAQVNNVLTFDQPASYIAKVNYAFLKQNNKEIYTGEIPKNPVEVRELINLIPDKYTININGSKYIIIGEDISFDYFYPILDEANLQVNTKDQAIVYVNNNGFDRVRQAYRGTLVKEYLTVKYDGKSDGSLKNLQNNIENFVQSQIDDVANLKRTYLYSELDPINPERSLRVKTVEQIINSISYTSNILLAILISLVTVSVVFIIKRYISNKNKVIGILIAQGYTPLQIASSLSVFAIFTLLIGDLFGYIVGFLLQSQGIKILQSYWTVPVETLNFEPLTLILSLIIPFISMTILIIVIALRSLRYKSIDLMSGIVEVNITELHNKYQKAFRKRKITTKFGASLIFNSFWKLTSFGISVVLASITTIIGFGTFGVFEKSINQTYINRKYNYKFDLVTPTNEGGLYNPFSAKDLERVLYVPSGDIRELNQYQPDYFAAGSSKAINLFDEVSKKHKNGEPTPFDGHVITQFSVNLKIASSVSIDPFEVVYNSLPDTQKSRILKLRNDVGYGLMKSQEGLVFLNEVNDKGETVESNIININKTLENGVTEFFQYIPNADNIINGKFFFVTWDNDQKIFNHKVITTQDYRDEYREFLIKGYKWLEKNTEIRDYYVSFNGVFLNEETNETYTYLESNLKKEDIRIYGYKTNSSQIRIMNKDEKDLLKSIEEEFTRNGSSLDKPIPLIINNVSKRKFDLKKGDQIKLKINNKVNRLTKNIESKLEKDSLTDTEESLNKEYTFYVYDYNPTFINNEFIIPKSAADMIIGFDDLIRHKKEILKDNLPADFDENKYKFNGILSTDKLPIQLILSTGLYSPSGYSGSLDSFNIENTSNKDKKDFFDALFATKETNPNIVVEGMMKRLGYDDLDIAKFLNKNFDKEKDNFVQVYKEARENPEIYIKEFASMFDNQLFIPSAYTLESKDIEVGFTLSIAKTVQIIVTIVTALSFMISIIILIIISTILINENERNIAIWSILGYSNKEKIKMFFGIYVPFIIISLLFAFPLAYGFMSVFSGFLTTSASISIPLTISFINIVSTTLVVFGVFIIASVLSWININKIKAIDLLKGK; encoded by the coding sequence ATGTGAAACCTGTTTAAAGAAGTATGAAGATCACTTTTTAAAAATAAAGCAACTGTAGCAGGATTGACTATCCTTGTATTTTTAACATCTGGAATTTTTACAGTGATGCATGATACCGCAAAAGCTATGAAAAAGCAATATGAAAAATATCAAGAAATGTCAACATCACATGATTTAACGGTTGATCTTAATTTGCCTATAAATGGTTCCGTATATAATAATGGTTTTTTTATAAACGGGTTAAGTAAAGAGGATGGAAGTATAGATTATAATAAACCTATAAAGTACGTCCCTGAAAACTTTCGTGAATCTACAAATATTATTAATTTTAGCGAAGTAAGAGATAATTATTTTTCTTTAAGCAATTTTATTGATGATCCAAACTACAATAATAAATATATTTCTCGTTCAGATTTTTTAAATCTTTATAGTACATATATTCCTGAAAAACCCGAAACCGGAATATTAGATTTAGATTTTTCAAAATCAAATAAACAATTTTCTTTGAAACAAAAGAGAATAGTTCCTATTTATAAAAAAGTAAATAATAATTTCCAAAAAGAAGTAATAAAAACAACATTAAATAAATCTGCTACCTACCAATTTGATAAAGATTACATATTGAGTGATATAAGTTATATAACAAGTAAAGACGAAAATAGTGTTAATATATCTCAATTATCAACATTATTCATCAACCCAATGACTAATGTGATGACTTTTGATTCTCTAAAAGGGTATGAATGAGAAGATGATTTTGGTGTAATAAAAATTAATGGAAGCGAACTTGCACACTTGCTTGGTTTTTCGCCTTTAGAAAATAATAATTTTGTTTATAAAGTTGATAAAAATATAACTCCAAAATTAATTACAATTGACGAAAATGACAAAGCTTCTAATTTTTCTGTCAAACGTTTAAATAATAATTTTTCATATAACGACTTATTTCAAGATAGAAATATAGAAGTAGTAAGTGAGTCAAAATTTATATTTGAAGCCAGAGAAAAATACAATATACCTTTAAATTGGGCATTTAAGAAAAATAGAATTACCCACTATGAAAGAAAATTATATGAAACAACATACACCGGTGATACAAAAGATAAATGAACTGGATCATATAAAACTTTTATGGAAAACTTAATAACCGAATTTGGAGAAATTCCAAATGAGTACGCTAAATTTTCTTTTTGAGAAAAAAGTGTAACTACAGAAACAATACCATTTGTAGAGAAAAATGGCTCAATAGTATTAAGTAATGATTATAAGTCTACCGAGGATAAAAATATAATCACATTAGATGAAATGAACTTCATCAAACTTAAGGTAATGGATCAAAGTGAACAACCATCAGGCATTGATTTTGATAAATTTAAATTTAACGAAGATAAATATCAAACAATTGCGGAAATAGAGGGTTACAAAGAAATTGACCAAAATTTATATAACTCTTTATCTAACAAATCTATTGCTAATGATACATTAATTAAAATAAGAAATGGTGCTTTAACAATCACTAAATTAGATATTTATAAATATATTGAGAAAAAAGTATCAAACAAAAATATAGGTATAAGGCAATCCATAACAATTGATTCATTTGTCGATAATGAAGGAAAGAAAGTTTACCATTTAGTAAATACAGGTGATGAAAAAGAATCTATTTCAGGGATAATCAACAATATAAATAAATTGATAAACTCCTCTAAATATCCATCTTTAAATAAGAGTTCACAAAATATAGCTGATTATTTTAGAACAAAAGAAGTAGATCCTTATATTGCAAATGTAATAATAAGTCAAGCATCAGTTAACATATTACCATTTCCAGAGTATATTAAACCCGACTTCAATTTTGATGAAGTTATTTATACCAACGAACTAAATAATGATGTTTCAGTTCAAAACAGAGTTAAAGTTTATAAGTTAGCTCATTTTATTAATAATCCAACAGAAACAACAGATAAATATAATGTATTTGCAAACATTGGTATAACACCATTCGGCGAAAATAAATTTTTAATATTAGTTCCGGAATTTAATAACAAAAATGAGATTATTAGATGAAGAAATGCAAAAATCACTAATTTACAAAATGGTATTTTACAATCTAATCAATTACATAAATGATTATTATCAAATAATTTAACATTAAAAGTATTTTTACCTAATAATTCTTTTGTGGAAAAATCTCCAGATTATACAAATTCAGTTTATGTACCCTTTGGTTTTAGAGGACCTGATGTAGAAGTAGTAAATCAGGCATTAAATGAAAATACTTTAAAACTTGGTATCGAAAGATTGCAAAGAAATATAATAAATACTTCTTTTTATAAAGAAGGATTTATTAAGGAAGACACCATTTTTGTTTTTATAAAAGCGCTTAATACAACTTTTGATAAGAATGATTTTGCAAAAGTTTTTTCAAGTGGTAATATTAATTTTAATGTTTTACCAAAAATTATATTAGATGGTTTATATGAAATAACACATGACCTTTCTGGTGATTATTTAAGAAAGTTTTTACTAGATTTTATTGATAAATTAATTGAACTAACATCTAAATATAATGATGAAATAACAAAAAAAGAATATTTAGCTAGAAATCTTGATAATTTGTTTTCATTTATTTCACTATTATCAGGGAATAAGTTTTTAAATTTTAATTCCTTAATTTCTATTTTAAATGTTTCAAAAGATGTTGAAGTTTTTCTTTCTACAATCAAAGATATTGTAAATTCAATTAATTTTAGAAAAATAACTGATAGTACTAATGATTTCTTCATCAATAAACATAACAAAACCCAGATTATTGATGGTAAAAAATACGTTCGTAAACTAAGTTTATTCGATATTATGTTAGCTATTTTAGGTGGTATTGAGCAAACACCATTTAAAAATGCTATTGTAAAAATACTTGATAACATTAATATTGATTATGTTACTGATTTCTCAAATAAAGACAACCCTATCTTTTTACTTTTAGATTTCTTGCCAGGTTCTTTCAAGCTTTTATTTGAAAATTTAAACGCCTACAAAACTGATAGTAAGAACAAATATAAAAATGTTATTGATGGTCTTAAATTCTTAATTAAAAACTTTGATTTAAATACATTTATAAAAATATTGAATGAAAAAGTAAAAGAAGTAAAGTTTTCGGTAGACGCAAAAGAATTTAATAAGATTTTAGATACATATGTAGATGTAACTAGAGATAATGTTCTTACTAATTTAGAACCAAATGATATTATTTACGCATTCTTAAAAAGTATTTTTAATACACCTGGATCAAACAAAAGAGTAAAAGAAGAATTGGTAAAGATGCTTAATTTATCTTCAAAAGGTACAAGTATCGAAATTTTTGAAGGAAAATACATAACTATTCCAGCTGCTGATAATGAGAAAATTGGTTTTTTTGAAGTTATTAACCTTCTATCTTCTAACAACTCGACTAGCACTGCCACAACCCCAAGCAACAATGTTGCTACACATTCATCACCAAAAAGCATATTTACCAAAATTGAGATATTGATTAACTACCTCGAAAACTTAAACAAAGATATAGAAGTTGATTCTTTAAGTTTAGATAATAAAGAAACCATTTTAAGGTATTTTAATATTAATGTAAACAATGAAAAAGTCATCAAACTTGAACAATTAAAAAATATAATCAAAGATTGAAAAGAAATAATAAATATCTTTAAATTAGATCAAAACAAATATTCTATTGATGACATAACACATTCCTTTGCGGATCTAAGCACATCTCTTATTGATTATAAAAATTCAAGTAACTCAGGAATTTTTAATATCATTTCCTCAAAAATACTTTCACAATTAGTACCAGCCAACTATAGTGGATTTAACTATCTAAAAGATATTTTTCCTATTATTAAGGTATGATTTAAAATATTTGATGTAAAGAATGCTTCACATAAAAGATCTACAGAATTTGCTAACGCTTTATTAGAATTAGCAAATAAAAAAGATGTTATTGAATCATTTAATTCTTTCGAATTATTTCAACCATCTGCTCAAAACATTGCAGGTTATGAGGAAACAAATTTTGGTGTTTCTAGATCATTAGCAAATCCGAGGTTAATGAGGAATTTATTCTTCGCAAAAGACAATGGTATTTATAAAAATATTTATTTACGTGACTTAATTCAAAGATTCCCTGAATTTACTGAATACCTTTCTACTAATGATTATTTACTAACTCAAACTTTTTCATATATCGCTGCTTCAAGCCAATTTTATGGCATAGATAAAGATATAAAAGAATTTAAGAAAGCGAAAGTTAAATATCATAATATATTCTCACTTTACTTGAATGAATTTATTAATAACTTTTTACAAAAAGATGTTATTATTAAAAAATACAATAATTTAAATCAAATTTTATTTAATGAATATAATAACCTTTCTTTTGATAGTATAGGTGTCTCAGATATATTAATTAATAATGTTTTAAGACAAAAATTTCCTCAAATGATAATTTGAATGTTAACAGACACAAATAATATTGGAGACAATGGTGTCAATGTTTCTAATCTATCTTACTTTATCCAAAATAAATTAATTAATTTTGAGGATTTATTATCTGATGAAAAAACTGTAAAAGAATTTATTAAGAGCTTTACCAAAGAAACTGTTTTCGTTCCTTCTGTCGAAAACGACGTCACTTTTCAAATTGCAATTGACAACGATATTTTCGTCAAGTTACAAGATGAAATTTCAAAAAACCCTACTAAATATCAATTTTTTGGAATAGATTTAAATGAATTTTTCTTTGCAATATTAAATTCAATTACTGGATTGGCTCAAGTTAATAATGTTTTAACTTTTGACCAACCTGCGTCTTATATTGCAAAAGTAAATTACGCATTCCTAAAACAAAATAATAAAGAAATTTATACAGGAGAAATACCAAAAAACCCGGTAGAAGTTAGAGAATTAATTAACTTAATACCTGATAAATACACAATTAATATTAATGGCTCAAAATATATTATTATTGGAGAAGATATATCATTTGATTACTTCTATCCTATTTTAGACGAAGCGAACTTGCAAGTAAATACAAAGGACCAAGCTATTGTTTATGTAAACAACAATGGTTTTGACCGTGTTAGACAAGCGTATAGAGGTACCTTAGTTAAGGAATATTTAACAGTTAAATATGATGGTAAATCTGATGGTTCTTTGAAAAATTTACAAAATAACATTGAGAACTTTGTGCAATCTCAAATCGATGATGTAGCCAACTTAAAAAGAACTTATTTATATTCTGAATTAGACCCAATTAATCCTGAAAGAAGTTTAAGGGTTAAAACAGTAGAACAAATAATTAATTCTATATCATATACATCAAATATATTATTAGCAATATTAATATCATTAGTTACTGTTTCAGTAGTTTTCATTATCAAAAGATATATTTCTAATAAAAATAAAGTTATCGGTATATTAATTGCTCAAGGATATACACCTTTACAAATAGCTTCTTCACTTTCTGTTTTCGCTATTTTTACCTTGCTTATAGGTGATTTATTTGGTTATATAGTTGGATTCTTATTACAAAGCCAAGGGATTAAAATTCTACAAAGTTACTGAACTGTTCCTGTTGAAACATTGAATTTTGAACCTTTAACCCTTATTTTAAGTCTTATTATTCCATTTATATCTATGACAATATTAATTATTGTAATCGCATTAAGATCATTAAGGTATAAGTCAATTGATTTAATGTCAGGTATTGTTGAAGTTAATATAACTGAATTACACAACAAGTACCAAAAAGCCTTTAGAAAGAGAAAAATTACTACTAAATTCGGCGCTTCTTTAATATTCAATAGTTTCTGAAAATTAACTTCTTTCGGTATTTCTGTTGTGTTAGCAAGTATAACGACTATTATAGGGTTTGGTACATTTGGAGTTTTTGAAAAATCAATTAATCAAACGTACATAAATAGAAAATATAATTATAAATTTGACCTAGTCACCCCTACAAATGAGGGTGGGCTATACAATCCGTTTTCTGCAAAGGACTTAGAAAGAGTGTTATATGTACCATCGGGTGATATTAGAGAATTAAATCAATATCAACCTGATTACTTTGCTGCCGGTTCATCAAAAGCTATTAATTTATTTGATGAAGTATCTAAAAAACATAAGAACGGCGAACCAACTCCTTTTGATGGGCATGTTATTACTCAATTCTCAGTGAACTTAAAAATAGCATCAAGTGTTTCAATAGATCCTTTTGAAGTTGTTTATAACTCTCTACCAGATACCCAAAAGTCAAGAATTCTAAAATTGAGAAATGATGTAGGTTATGGTTTAATGAAGAGTCAAGAAGGGCTTGTTTTCTTAAATGAAGTGAACGATAAAGGTGAAACAGTAGAATCAAATATAATTAATATTAATAAAACTCTTGAAAATGGTGTTACTGAATTTTTCCAATATATACCAAATGCTGACAATATTATTAACGGTAAATTTTTCTTTGTGACTTGGGATAATGATCAAAAAATCTTTAACCATAAAGTAATTACAACCCAAGATTATAGAGATGAGTATAGAGAGTTCTTGATTAAAGGGTACAAATGATTAGAGAAAAATACTGAAATAAGAGATTATTATGTTTCATTTAATGGTGTTTTCTTGAATGAAGAAACAAACGAAACTTATACATATCTAGAATCAAACCTCAAAAAAGAAGATATTAGAATTTATGGTTATAAAACTAATTCATCGCAAATTAGAATTATGAATAAAGACGAAAAGGATTTATTAAAATCGATCGAGGAAGAGTTTACAAGAAATGGATCTTCGTTAGATAAACCAATTCCTTTAATAATTAATAATGTTTCTAAGAGAAAATTTGACCTAAAAAAAGGTGATCAAATAAAACTTAAAATCAACAATAAAGTTAATAGGTTGACTAAAAACATAGAAAGCAAGCTTGAAAAAGATTCTCTAACCGACACTGAAGAAAGTTTAAACAAAGAATACACTTTCTATGTATATGATTACAACCCAACATTTATAAATAATGAATTTATCATTCCAAAATCAGCCGCAGATATGATTATAGGTTTCGATGATTTAATCAGACATAAAAAAGAAATACTAAAAGATAATTTACCAGCTGATTTTGATGAAAATAAATATAAGTTTAACGGTATTTTATCAACAGATAAACTTCCAATTCAATTGATACTATCAACAGGACTTTATTCTCCTTCCGGATATTCAGGAAGTTTAGATAGCTTTAATATAGAGAATACAAGTAATAAAGACAAAAAAGATTTCTTTGATGCTTTATTTGCAACAAAAGAAACAAATCCAAATATAGTTGTTGAAGGTATGATGAAGAGGTTGGGTTATGATGATTTAGACATCGCTAAATTCCTGAACAAGAATTTTGATAAAGAAAAAGATAACTTTGTACAAGTATACAAAGAGGCAAGAGAAAATCCAGAGATTTATATAAAAGAATTTGCAAGTATGTTTGATAATCAATTATTTATTCCTAGTGCATATACTCTTGAGTCAAAAGATATAGAAGTAGGATTTACTTTATCAATAGCAAAAACAGTTCAAATTATAGTAACTATAGTAACAGCGTTGAGCTTCATGATTTCAATAATAATTCTTATAATAATTTCAACAATTCTAATTAATGAAAATGAAAGAAATATAGCTATATGAAGTATTTTAGGTTACTCAAATAAAGAAAAAATAAAGATGTTTTTTGGAATATATGTTCCATTCATCATAATATCTCTTTTATTTGCTTTCCCATTAGCCTATGGATTTATGAGTGTCTTTAGCGGATTCTTAACCACCTCTGCATCTATTTCTATACCTCTAACAATTTCGTTTATTAATATTGTCTCAACAACTTTAGTTGTTTTTGGTGTATTCATTATTGCTTCAGTACTATCATGGATAAATATAAACAAAATAAAAGCAATAGATTTATTGAAAGGAAAATAA
- the ftsH gene encoding ATP-dependent zinc metalloprotease FtsH has protein sequence MKNKKTIIWLSIIVLVIIGLILYFTLFSKTTAHDLSISELASKIESAGSDTKDPEYFKFIKFNPFKNEISSGYISGHESKEYITYGKLGEVLGLLKNNENSNTILKALKSSTSGEEGQLWSVGAPEQSIVTSILISLIPTFLIVIVLWLLYRSQSKMMNGQGGVFGDKSPAQIIKSDKKFADVAGNKEPIEEISEIVDYLKNPKRYEEAGARMPRGILLGGPPGTGKTLLAKATAGEANVPFYFVSASSFVELFVGMGAKRVRQVISEARKNSPAIVFIDELDAIGRTRGSGIGGGHDEREQTLNQLLVEMDGIKENSGLLFIAATNRTDVLDPALTRPGRFDRVITVGLPDIKEREEILKLHAKGKRFSSDVIFSNIAKRTPGFSGAQLENVINESVLLTVRERSQVITLEIIDEAIDRVMSGPAKKSRTITKEELTSVAYHEAGHAVVGIKVPGGNKVQKITIIPRGQAGGYNLMMPEQEKYNYSKKELLATIASFMGGRAAEEIIYGEDNISTGASDDINKATSIARRMVTEFGMSDLGPIKYHEESGSPFLGKTLATSSSISNQISHEIDLEVRKIILEAKNIAIKVINENRTLLELIKTLLLEKETIISEEIDYIAQNIQLPPKQEIIKDKEQEIDLESLISMTEKQEENKV, from the coding sequence ATGAAGAATAAAAAAACAATAATTTGATTAAGTATTATTGTGCTAGTTATAATTGGATTAATTCTTTATTTTACATTATTCAGTAAAACAACGGCCCACGACTTAAGTATAAGTGAATTAGCTTCTAAAATCGAAAGCGCAGGTTCAGACACAAAAGATCCTGAGTATTTTAAATTCATTAAGTTTAATCCTTTTAAAAATGAAATTAGCTCTGGATATATTTCTGGTCATGAATCAAAAGAATATATAACATATGGTAAGTTAGGTGAAGTTTTAGGTTTATTAAAAAATAATGAAAACTCAAACACCATATTAAAAGCATTGAAATCATCAACATCGGGAGAAGAAGGGCAATTGTGATCTGTTGGCGCTCCTGAACAAAGTATAGTTACCTCAATATTGATTTCTTTAATACCAACATTCTTAATAGTAATAGTTTTATGACTATTATATAGATCGCAATCAAAAATGATGAATGGGCAAGGTGGCGTTTTTGGGGATAAAAGTCCAGCTCAAATTATTAAGTCAGACAAAAAATTCGCTGATGTAGCCGGTAATAAAGAGCCTATCGAAGAAATAAGCGAAATAGTTGATTATCTAAAAAATCCAAAACGTTATGAAGAAGCAGGTGCAAGAATGCCTAGAGGTATCCTTTTAGGAGGTCCTCCAGGAACAGGAAAAACATTACTTGCAAAAGCAACAGCTGGAGAAGCAAACGTGCCATTTTACTTTGTTTCAGCTTCAAGTTTTGTTGAATTGTTTGTAGGTATGGGTGCTAAAAGAGTTAGACAAGTTATTTCTGAAGCGAGAAAAAATTCGCCTGCAATTGTTTTTATTGATGAATTAGATGCAATCGGTAGAACAAGAGGAAGTGGTATTGGGGGTGGTCATGATGAGAGAGAACAAACTTTAAACCAACTTCTTGTTGAAATGGATGGTATAAAGGAGAATTCTGGTTTATTATTCATTGCTGCAACAAATAGAACAGACGTTTTAGATCCGGCCCTAACAAGACCAGGACGTTTTGATCGTGTTATTACAGTTGGTCTCCCTGATATCAAAGAGAGAGAAGAGATTCTTAAATTACACGCTAAGGGAAAAAGATTTTCATCAGATGTAATATTTTCTAATATAGCCAAAAGAACACCTGGTTTTTCGGGTGCCCAATTAGAGAATGTTATTAATGAGTCAGTATTATTAACAGTTCGTGAAAGGTCACAAGTAATTACTTTAGAAATAATTGATGAGGCTATAGATAGAGTAATGTCAGGACCAGCAAAAAAATCAAGAACAATTACAAAAGAAGAATTAACATCTGTTGCTTATCATGAAGCTGGTCACGCAGTTGTTGGTATAAAAGTCCCTGGTGGAAATAAAGTACAAAAAATAACAATTATTCCTCGTGGACAAGCGGGCGGATATAATTTAATGATGCCTGAACAAGAGAAATACAATTATTCTAAAAAAGAGTTATTAGCAACAATAGCAAGCTTTATGGGTGGTAGAGCAGCAGAAGAAATAATTTATGGGGAAGATAATATTTCTACAGGTGCTTCTGATGACATTAATAAAGCAACCTCAATCGCAAGAAGAATGGTTACAGAGTTCGGTATGAGTGACTTAGGACCAATTAAGTATCATGAAGAATCTGGTTCACCGTTTTTAGGTAAAACATTAGCAACAAGCTCTTCAATTTCAAATCAAATAAGTCATGAGATAGATTTGGAAGTAAGAAAAATTATCTTAGAAGCTAAAAATATAGCAATAAAAGTTATTAATGAAAATAGAACTCTTTTAGAGCTAATAAAAACATTGTTATTAGAAAAAGAAACAATTATTTCTGAAGAAATTGATTATATTGCTCAAAATATTCAACTTCCTCCAAAACAAGAAATTATCAAAGACAAAGAACAAGAAATTGATTTAGAATCTTTAATTTCAATGACAGAGAAACAAGAAGAAAATAAAGTTTAA
- the tilS gene encoding tRNA lysidine(34) synthetase TilS — protein MNKKILLAVSGGPDSMYLLNKYRKKNIVVATVNYNQRFDSHIDYEIVKNFCVTYKIDFEGLNLKKDDYKKGNFQNWAREIRYKFFREIYLKYNCDKLFIAHNIDDFLETAIFQKQSKRFSKYYGIKKHNILFDMNIERPLLFRFFKKTIIKKNLSKGIPFHKDYTNEEPKYSRNKIRIHNNEKPKIWKIYMMIYFFVLNFILKLRFHKVDKNYKKWKENNFSQDTFKFLTKKEELVYELINNNFKNIKLSKDKIKNIIKFIESPKRSNKYKLSENCYLTKKRGHLLKDN, from the coding sequence GTGAATAAAAAAATTCTATTAGCTGTTAGTGGTGGTCCTGATAGTATGTATTTATTGAATAAATACAGGAAAAAAAATATAGTTGTAGCAACAGTTAATTATAATCAACGATTTGATAGCCATATCGATTATGAAATTGTAAAAAATTTTTGTGTAACTTATAAAATTGATTTTGAGGGTTTAAATTTAAAAAAAGATGATTATAAAAAAGGCAATTTTCAAAATTGAGCAAGAGAAATAAGATATAAATTTTTCAGAGAAATTTACTTAAAATATAATTGTGATAAATTATTTATTGCTCACAATATCGATGATTTTTTAGAAACTGCAATTTTTCAAAAACAATCTAAAAGATTTTCTAAATATTACGGTATTAAAAAACATAATATTTTGTTTGATATGAACATTGAAAGACCATTACTTTTTAGATTTTTTAAAAAAACAATCATTAAAAAAAACTTATCTAAAGGGATTCCGTTTCATAAAGATTATACAAACGAAGAACCGAAGTATTCTAGAAACAAAATTAGAATTCACAATAATGAGAAACCAAAAATTTGAAAAATCTATATGATGATTTATTTCTTTGTATTGAATTTTATTTTAAAATTACGTTTTCACAAAGTTGATAAGAATTACAAAAAATGAAAAGAAAATAATTTCTCCCAAGATACATTTAAATTTTTAACAAAAAAAGAGGAATTGGTTTATGAATTAATAAATAACAATTTCAAGAATATAAAATTATCAAAAGATAAAATAAAAAATATAATTAAATTTATAGAGTCGCCTAAAAGATCTAATAAATACAAATTGTCAGAAAATTGTTATTTAACTAAAAAAAGAGGTCACTTATTAAAAGATAACTAA